The Pseudomonas iranensis genome includes a window with the following:
- a CDS encoding LysE family translocator — MDVSVAGYLAPLLSLALLWTVAVVTPGPNFFNIAQLAASHSRRHGVVAALGVATGTVLWGLAGGLGIKTLFSAAPTLYLGFKIAGGCYLIYLGLKQFKRKAAIAPGASAAPRQTYFGVYARGFLGNMTNPKSALFVATIFATAMPPHVPPLLLALAVLTMATLSFSWYCSVALFFASRRVAGVYERSRQWLDRLAGGCYLLFGVHLVANR, encoded by the coding sequence ATGGACGTTTCTGTTGCCGGTTATCTTGCCCCGTTGCTCTCGCTGGCGCTGTTGTGGACAGTGGCGGTGGTCACGCCCGGGCCAAATTTCTTCAACATCGCGCAACTAGCGGCCAGTCACTCGCGCCGACATGGCGTGGTGGCTGCGCTGGGTGTGGCCACCGGCACGGTGCTGTGGGGCCTTGCCGGCGGCTTGGGAATCAAGACGCTGTTCAGCGCCGCGCCGACCCTCTATCTGGGCTTCAAGATTGCCGGCGGTTGCTACCTGATTTATCTGGGGCTGAAGCAATTCAAGCGCAAGGCTGCGATTGCCCCCGGTGCATCGGCTGCGCCCCGGCAGACTTATTTCGGCGTCTACGCTCGCGGTTTCCTCGGCAACATGACTAATCCGAAATCGGCACTCTTTGTCGCCACCATCTTCGCCACCGCCATGCCGCCCCACGTGCCGCCGCTACTGCTGGCGCTGGCCGTGCTGACCATGGCCACGCTGTCGTTCAGCTGGTATTGCAGCGTCGCTCTGTTCTTCGCCAGCCGCCGGGTTGCCGGTGTCTACGAGCGGTCACGCCAGTGGCTGGATCGGTTGGCAGGTGGGTGCTATTTGTTGTTTGGGGTGCATTTGGTGGCGAATCGCTGA
- a CDS encoding flavin reductase family protein translates to MSVSHRRPVPLNKAYRLLNHGPTVLVSAAHDGQRNIMAAAWAMPLDFEPPKVAVVLDKSTWTRQLLEASGTFVLNVPCVNQADIVQTVGNTSGLEITRNQGQDKFQAYGLQTFAGEQIEAPLLEGCVAWLECRLLPEPRNHEQYDLFLAEVIAAQADERVFSDGRWHFEGHDGLRTLHHVAGGHFLKIGDGVDGKTLAV, encoded by the coding sequence ATGAGCGTCTCCCACCGCCGTCCGGTGCCCCTGAACAAAGCCTACCGCCTGCTCAACCACGGGCCGACCGTGCTGGTCAGCGCCGCTCACGACGGCCAGCGCAACATCATGGCCGCCGCCTGGGCCATGCCGCTGGATTTCGAACCACCGAAAGTCGCCGTCGTCCTCGACAAATCCACCTGGACTCGCCAGTTGCTCGAAGCCTCCGGCACTTTTGTGCTGAATGTGCCTTGCGTCAATCAGGCCGATATCGTGCAAACCGTCGGCAACACCTCCGGCCTGGAAATCACCCGCAACCAAGGTCAGGACAAGTTTCAGGCGTACGGCCTGCAAACCTTCGCTGGCGAACAGATTGAAGCGCCGCTGCTTGAGGGCTGTGTCGCCTGGCTCGAATGCCGTCTGCTGCCGGAGCCGCGCAATCACGAGCAATACGACCTGTTCCTTGCCGAAGTCATTGCTGCCCAGGCCGATGAGCGTGTGTTCAGCGATGGGCGCTGGCATTTCGAGGGGCATGACGGCTTGCGCACGCTGCATCACGTTGCGGGCGGGCATTTCCTGAAGATTGGGGATGGGGTGGATGGCAAGACGTTGGCGGTTTAA
- a CDS encoding methyl-accepting chemotaxis protein produces MITDQVNREQAVADAASIAYSTSQQTDSTAQRGTTVVTEAVNVMRDLSRHMQAAGEGIEALNEQSLVIGTIVKTISGIAEQTNLLALNAAIEAARAGEQGRGFAVVADEVRQLASRTSQATDEIVGVVRQNQEMARNAVALMTDGKLQAEQGLALAAEAGTVIVEIQDGAQKVVDAVGQFANQLSH; encoded by the coding sequence GTGATCACCGATCAGGTCAACCGCGAGCAGGCGGTTGCCGATGCGGCCAGCATCGCTTACAGCACCTCGCAACAAACCGACAGCACCGCGCAACGGGGCACCACGGTCGTCACCGAAGCGGTGAACGTGATGCGTGATTTGTCGCGGCACATGCAAGCCGCTGGCGAAGGTATCGAGGCGCTCAACGAGCAGTCGCTGGTGATCGGCACGATCGTCAAAACCATCAGCGGCATTGCCGAACAGACCAACCTGCTGGCGCTCAACGCCGCGATCGAAGCCGCCCGGGCCGGCGAGCAGGGCCGTGGTTTTGCCGTGGTCGCGGACGAGGTCCGGCAACTGGCCTCGCGCACCAGCCAGGCGACGGACGAAATCGTCGGCGTGGTACGGCAGAACCAGGAAATGGCCCGCAATGCCGTGGCACTGATGACCGACGGCAAGCTCCAGGCTGAACAGGGCCTGGCGCTGGCGGCGGAGGCGGGCACGGTGATCGTCGAGATTCAGGACGGTGCGCAGAAAGTGGTGGATGCGGTCGGCCAGTTTGCCAATCAGCTCTCTCACTGA
- a CDS encoding MFS transporter yields MTAHSSARPAPFSRSDYKTLGLAALGGALEIYDFIIFVFFALTLSQLFFPPEMPEWLRLLQSFGIFVTGYLARPLGGILMAHFADRLGRKKVFSLSILMMALPCLLIGIMPTYAQIGYFAPLLLLALRILQGAAVGGEVPSAWVFVAEHAPVGHRGYALGFLQAGLTFGYLIGALTATFLAQVFTPAEILDYAWRYPFLLGGVFGVVGVYLRRWLSETPVFMAMEAQREARVELPLRTVLREHRLAMLPAMLLTCVLTSAVVVFVVITPTMMQKTFGMTASYTFGLSALGIVFLNIGCVIAGLLVDRIGAWRTVMLYSLLLPLGIGVLYGCLIMGGQWIGMAYAVAGLACGVVGAVPSVMVGLFPARIRVSGISFTYNIAYAAWASITPLLLIGLMPWSPWICVIFCAVMGAVGIVTAAYFGARMPRTGPCQAAGAA; encoded by the coding sequence ATGACTGCCCATTCTTCAGCCCGACCGGCGCCGTTCAGCCGCTCCGACTACAAGACCCTCGGCCTTGCCGCGCTCGGCGGGGCGCTGGAAATCTACGATTTCATCATCTTCGTATTCTTCGCACTGACCCTGAGTCAGTTGTTCTTCCCGCCGGAAATGCCCGAGTGGCTGCGTTTGCTGCAGAGTTTCGGCATCTTCGTCACCGGTTATCTGGCGCGGCCGCTGGGCGGGATTCTTATGGCGCATTTCGCCGACCGTCTGGGCCGCAAAAAGGTGTTCAGCCTGAGCATCCTGATGATGGCCCTGCCGTGTCTGCTGATCGGGATCATGCCGACTTACGCACAGATCGGCTATTTCGCCCCGTTATTGTTGTTGGCGCTGCGCATCCTGCAAGGCGCGGCGGTGGGTGGTGAAGTGCCAAGTGCCTGGGTGTTCGTCGCCGAGCATGCGCCTGTCGGCCATCGTGGTTACGCCTTGGGATTTCTGCAGGCCGGCCTGACCTTCGGTTACTTGATCGGCGCACTCACGGCGACCTTCCTGGCGCAGGTTTTCACGCCTGCCGAAATTCTCGATTACGCCTGGCGCTATCCGTTTCTGCTCGGCGGCGTGTTCGGCGTGGTGGGCGTTTATCTGCGCCGCTGGCTCAGCGAAACGCCGGTGTTCATGGCCATGGAAGCGCAACGCGAGGCGCGGGTCGAACTGCCGCTGCGCACGGTGTTGCGTGAGCATCGTCTTGCCATGCTCCCGGCCATGTTGCTCACCTGCGTACTCACCTCGGCGGTGGTGGTCTTCGTGGTCATCACCCCGACCATGATGCAGAAAACCTTCGGCATGACCGCCAGCTACACCTTCGGCCTCAGTGCCTTGGGCATCGTCTTTCTCAACATTGGCTGCGTGATCGCCGGTCTGCTGGTCGACCGCATCGGCGCCTGGCGCACGGTCATGCTCTACAGCTTGTTGCTGCCGCTAGGCATTGGCGTGTTGTATGGCTGCCTGATCATGGGCGGGCAGTGGATCGGCATGGCCTATGCGGTCGCCGGCCTGGCTTGCGGGGTAGTGGGTGCCGTGCCTTCGGTGATGGTCGGGCTTTTTCCGGCGCGGATTCGAGTGTCGGGCATTTCCTTCACCTACAACATTGCCTACGCCGCCTGGGCAAGTATCACACCGCTGTTGCTGATTGGTCTGATGCCGTGGAGCCCATGGATCTGCGTGATCTTTTGTGCCGTGATGGGCGCTGTGGGGATTGTGACGGCGGCGTATTTCGGTGCGCGCATGCCACGTACCGGACCGTGTCAGGCGGCCGGCGCTGCCTGA
- a CDS encoding short-chain fatty acid transporter encodes MAVDIEDSRSARFALRCSSFAERWFPDSWVFAALAVIIVALATLAMGAKPTAAAMAFGDGFWSLIPFTMQMAFVVIGGYVVASSPPAVKLIDKLARIPKNGRSAVAWVALISMVASLLNWGLSLVFGGLLVRALARRTDLKMDYRAAGAAAYLGLGAVWALGLSSSAAQLQANPGSLPPSILSITGVIPFTETIFLWQSGVMLLALIVISIIIAYATAPGPNSARDAKACGIDPAFNLPPLQPRTRPGEWLEHSPLLIIVLVLLAAGWLFHEFSTKPAITAISGLNTYNFLFIMLGALLHWRPRSFLDAVARAVPTTTGVLIQFPLYGSIAALMTTVKGADAQTLAHHISTFFVSIASHDTYALLMGVYSAILGFFIPSGGGKWIIEAPYVMQVANDLQYHLGWAVQIYNAAEALPNLINPFYMLPLLGVLGLKARDLIGFSFVQLLVHTPLVLLLLWALGTTLAYTPPVMP; translated from the coding sequence GTGGCCGTTGATATCGAAGATAGCCGCTCCGCGCGCTTTGCCCTGCGCTGTTCCAGTTTTGCCGAACGCTGGTTTCCCGACTCCTGGGTATTCGCCGCGTTGGCCGTGATCATCGTTGCGCTGGCCACGTTGGCCATGGGCGCCAAACCCACCGCTGCAGCGATGGCCTTCGGCGACGGCTTCTGGAGCCTGATCCCGTTCACCATGCAGATGGCCTTCGTGGTGATCGGCGGTTATGTCGTCGCCAGCTCTCCGCCCGCAGTCAAACTGATCGACAAACTGGCACGCATCCCGAAGAACGGCCGCTCCGCCGTGGCCTGGGTGGCGTTGATCTCGATGGTCGCATCGCTGCTCAATTGGGGTCTGTCGCTGGTATTCGGCGGGTTGCTGGTACGCGCCCTCGCCCGCCGCACCGATCTGAAAATGGATTACCGCGCCGCCGGTGCTGCGGCATACCTGGGACTTGGCGCGGTGTGGGCGCTGGGCTTGTCATCGTCCGCCGCGCAGTTGCAGGCCAACCCGGGCAGCCTGCCGCCGTCGATCCTGTCGATCACTGGCGTCATCCCGTTCACCGAAACCATTTTTCTCTGGCAGTCCGGGGTCATGCTGCTGGCACTGATCGTGATTTCGATCATCATCGCCTACGCCACCGCGCCCGGGCCGAATTCGGCACGCGACGCCAAGGCCTGTGGCATCGACCCGGCGTTCAACCTGCCGCCGCTGCAACCGCGCACGCGCCCCGGCGAATGGCTGGAACACAGCCCGTTGCTGATCATCGTGTTGGTGCTGCTGGCGGCGGGATGGCTGTTTCACGAGTTTTCGACCAAACCGGCGATTACCGCGATTTCCGGCCTGAACACCTATAACTTCCTGTTCATCATGCTCGGCGCGCTGCTGCACTGGCGCCCGCGCAGCTTCCTTGATGCGGTGGCCCGTGCGGTGCCGACCACCACCGGCGTATTGATCCAGTTCCCGTTGTACGGCTCGATCGCCGCGCTGATGACCACGGTCAAAGGCGCCGATGCGCAAACCCTCGCGCATCACATCTCGACTTTCTTTGTCAGCATCGCCTCCCACGACACCTATGCGCTGCTGATGGGCGTCTATTCGGCGATTCTCGGTTTCTTCATCCCGTCCGGCGGCGGCAAGTGGATCATCGAAGCGCCGTACGTGATGCAAGTCGCCAATGACCTGCAATACCATCTCGGCTGGGCAGTGCAGATCTACAATGCCGCCGAAGCCCTGCCGAACCTGATCAACCCGTTCTACATGCTGCCGCTGCTTGGCGTGCTCGGGTTGAAGGCGCGGGATCTGATCGGCTTCTCGTTCGTGCAATTGCTGGTGCACACGCCACTGGTGCTGCTGTTGTTGTGGGCGCTGGGGACGACATTGGCGTATACGCCGCCGGTGATGCCGTAG
- a CDS encoding HepT-like ribonuclease domain-containing protein, producing the protein MNENRRDDYLEHIRQAASDALIFVEGLNKDEFAEDKRTQQAVIMSLIIIGEAATKIMDRYPEFTVENAQVPWRSMRGMRNRIAHGYFDINLDVVWETVQVAIPALLKSLPTAQG; encoded by the coding sequence ATGAACGAGAACCGGCGAGATGATTATCTTGAACATATTCGTCAGGCCGCGAGCGATGCGCTTATCTTCGTCGAGGGCCTGAACAAAGATGAATTCGCTGAAGATAAGAGAACGCAGCAAGCGGTGATCATGAGCCTGATCATCATTGGAGAGGCAGCGACCAAGATCATGGATCGTTACCCTGAGTTCACTGTTGAAAACGCGCAGGTGCCGTGGCGCAGCATGCGTGGGATGCGTAATCGAATTGCTCACGGTTATTTCGATATCAATCTGGACGTTGTCTGGGAAACCGTTCAGGTTGCGATACCTGCACTGTTGAAGTCCCTTCCGACCGCTCAAGGTTGA
- a CDS encoding nucleotidyltransferase family protein: MKPSTALDMQRSAVREVIGRFRVANPRVFGSALLGTDLDGSDLDLLVDPLPGTTLFDLGGLQVELEDLLGVAVEVLTPGDLPVKFRQQVLDQARPV; the protein is encoded by the coding sequence ATGAAGCCTTCTACTGCTCTCGACATGCAAAGGTCCGCCGTCCGCGAAGTGATCGGGCGCTTTCGTGTGGCCAACCCGCGTGTATTTGGTTCAGCATTGCTGGGGACGGATCTGGACGGTAGCGATCTCGATCTGCTGGTTGACCCGCTGCCCGGCACGACGCTTTTTGATCTGGGCGGACTTCAGGTTGAGCTTGAAGACCTGCTGGGTGTTGCGGTCGAGGTGCTGACCCCCGGCGACCTGCCAGTGAAATTTCGTCAGCAGGTGCTTGATCAGGCGCGCCCCGTATGA